From Marinilabiliales bacterium, one genomic window encodes:
- a CDS encoding mechanosensitive ion channel family protein, giving the protein DRLANYAPALVFYFTLPVALANYPETAATLQALISVVMILLGLLALDALLNVFQSIYRTFPISKDVSIKGYIQVAKIIIFFIGGILILSVLIGKSPLVFLGGLGAMAAVLMLVFQDTILGFVSSVQLSVNNMVKVGDWIEMPSRNADGEVFEITLNTVKVRNWDKTITTIPPYALVKESFYNWRGMSESGGRRIKRSISIDMKSVTFCTPEMIDKFGRIKVLSQYIKDKEKEMRKYNEEHDIDASVVVNRRRQTNIGVFRKYVELYLRNHAKICQDMTFVIRHLQPGPTGIPIEIMVFSKEQSWPVYESLQADIFDHILSVAPEFGLRVFQNPTGEDFRKLID; this is encoded by the coding sequence GACCGGCTGGCAAATTATGCCCCCGCCCTGGTTTTCTATTTTACCCTGCCGGTGGCACTGGCCAATTATCCCGAAACTGCGGCAACCCTGCAGGCATTGATTTCGGTGGTGATGATACTTCTCGGACTGCTGGCCCTGGATGCACTTCTTAACGTATTTCAGTCAATTTACAGGACCTTCCCTATTTCAAAGGATGTAAGCATAAAGGGATATATCCAGGTAGCCAAAATTATAATATTTTTCATCGGTGGCATTCTGATCCTCTCCGTGCTCATAGGCAAATCGCCCCTTGTGTTTCTGGGTGGACTTGGTGCGATGGCTGCGGTGCTGATGCTGGTGTTCCAGGACACAATTCTGGGTTTTGTTTCCAGCGTGCAGTTGTCGGTCAATAACATGGTGAAGGTGGGCGACTGGATTGAGATGCCCAGCCGCAATGCCGACGGTGAGGTTTTTGAGATAACCCTCAATACGGTAAAGGTGCGTAACTGGGACAAGACCATCACCACCATACCCCCCTATGCCCTTGTCAAGGAATCATTCTACAACTGGCGTGGCATGTCTGAATCGGGAGGAAGGAGAATTAAGCGCTCCATAAGCATTGATATGAAGTCGGTTACTTTCTGCACCCCCGAAATGATCGACAAGTTCGGCCGCATAAAGGTGCTTTCGCAGTATATCAAAGACAAGGAGAAGGAGATGAGAAAGTACAATGAAGAGCATGACATTGATGCATCTGTTGTTGTCAACAGGAGGCGCCAGACCAATATCGGGGTGTTCCGCAAGTACGTTGAGCTTTACCTCCGCAACCATGCCAAGATATGCCAGGACATGACCTTCGTGATAAGGCACCTTCAACCCGGTCCAACCGGCATTCCCATAGAGATCATGGTTTTCAGCAAGGAGCAGTCCTGGCCGGTCTACGAATCCCTGCAGGCAGATATTTTTGATCATATTCTGTCGGTGGCCCCGGAGTTCGGGCTGAGGGTGTTTCAGAATCCCACCGGCGAAGATTTCAGGAAGCTGATTGACTGA
- the rlmB gene encoding 23S rRNA (guanosine(2251)-2'-O)-methyltransferase RlmB produces MRKDIIYGIRPVMEAVEAGSEIDRVFLRNGLRGPLAQSLLNLLRHREVPFQFVPVEKLNRISRINHQGVIAMTSAITWHDPAQIIPAVYENGETPFILVLDGITDVRNFGAVARTALCAGVHAIVVPVKGSAMTGPDAIKTSAGALHTIPVCRTQNLTETVNYLKESGLKIVAATEKAEKLYHEADLRGPAALVMGSEEKGISPDVIEQADIKVKIPVSGPIGSLNVSAAASVLVYEMVRQRSLQG; encoded by the coding sequence ATGAGAAAAGACATCATTTACGGCATAAGGCCGGTAATGGAGGCCGTTGAGGCCGGCAGTGAGATCGACAGGGTCTTTCTGCGCAACGGTCTCCGGGGCCCCCTGGCGCAGTCGCTCCTGAACCTTCTCCGGCACAGGGAGGTGCCCTTCCAGTTCGTCCCTGTCGAAAAACTGAACAGGATCAGCAGGATAAACCACCAGGGTGTGATCGCTATGACCTCAGCCATTACCTGGCATGACCCTGCGCAGATAATCCCGGCTGTTTATGAAAATGGCGAGACACCCTTCATTTTGGTGCTGGATGGCATTACAGACGTCAGGAATTTCGGCGCTGTTGCTCGCACTGCCCTGTGCGCCGGGGTGCATGCCATCGTGGTGCCGGTCAAAGGCAGCGCCATGACCGGACCAGATGCCATCAAGACCTCTGCAGGGGCGCTTCATACCATACCCGTTTGCCGCACGCAAAATCTGACTGAAACAGTTAATTATTTGAAGGAGAGCGGACTGAAGATCGTTGCAGCAACTGAAAAGGCTGAAAAGCTTTACCATGAAGCAGACCTTCGGGGACCAGCGGCACTGGTCATGGGTTCAGAGGAAAAAGGTATTTCTCCTGATGTCATTGAGCAGGCTGACATAAAGGTTAAAATTCCCGTTTCAGGCCCGATAGGCTCCCTCAACGTATCTGCCGCAGCCTCTGTACTGGTGTACGAGATGGTCAGGCAGAGATCTTTGCAGGGATAA